A DNA window from Aspergillus nidulans FGSC A4 chromosome V contains the following coding sequences:
- a CDS encoding uncharacterized protein (transcript_id=CADANIAT00002805) has protein sequence MFSRTSRPAARCARRQLHAPKATRNVRFQSTSSESSASSGTSSALVGGVAGGAVAFGAGYAWYHFSGAKTAVRTVKETQDYANSVKQGLVKNAPEPDKVLQWLRETTTSYAAWIPGARGYIDTLFDDLEIIKGKHGSEFDSIVKDAYAEMKDLSKKGGANADTAFKAMSILQKHLNRLLDLSGDAAEDILNNHPQLKEKVGGGLDQLKEMGDAYGPQAKEEVNKTWEQISGIVKKGVSLDAANDIRKLIQEKREKLQKLGDEAWSKGLEESKQYLDKNPKLKELVENNADALKQGNFTELWGLVKDSASSGKTEDVEKYVKEKVGQAKDTAQSSGFNIDLDKWSSLIPGGSGVLSQLQDLQTVGQKKGKEAESVLKDTANELQEVLKKRKEQLEKLADEAKKEAN, from the coding sequence ATGTTCAGTCGAACCTCGAGACCTGCCGCCCGCTGCGCCCGCCGCCAGCTCCACGCCCCCAAAGCCACCCGCAACGTCCGCTTCCAGTCCACCTCCTCAGAATCTTCAGCCTCCAGCGGCACATCCTCGGCCCTTGTCGGTGGTGTTGCCGGTGGTGCCGTCGCCTTCGGTGCCGGATACGCGTGGTACCATTTTTCCGGAGCCAAGACTGCTGTTCGCACGGTCAAGGAAACACAAGACTACGCCAACTCGGTAAAACAGGGCCTCGTCAAGAATGCGCCTGAGCCCGATAAGGTATTGCAATGGCTCCGTGAGACTACGACGAGTTATGCGGCCTGGATCCCTGGCGCCCGGGGCTACATCGATACCCTGTTTGACGATCTCGAGATAATCAAGGGGAAGCATGGCTCCGAGTTCGATTCAATCGTGAAGGATGCCTACGCTGAGATGAAGGACCTCTCGAAGAAGGGCGGCGCCAATGCAGACACAGCTTTCAAGGCTATGAGCATCCTCCAGAAGCACCTTAACCGGCTACTCGATCTCTCTGGTGACGCGGCGGAGGatattctcaacaaccacccccagctgaaggagaaggttggcGGTGGTTTAGACCAGCTCAAGGAGATGGGCGACGCATACGGCCCTCAAGCAAAGGAGGAAGTCAACAAGACGTGGGAGCAGATCAGCGGCATCGTCAAGAAGGGAGTCAGCCTCGATGCGGCCAATGATATCCGAAAGCTTATCCAAGAGAAGCGGGAGAAGCTACAGAAACTTGGCGATGAGGCTTGGTCCAAGGGGTTGGAGGAGTCCAAGCAGTACCTCGACAAGAACCCtaagctcaaggagctggTGGAAAACAATGCAGATGCGTTGAAGCAGGGGAACTTCACCGAGTTATGGGGGCTGGTTAAGGATAGTGCTTCGAGTGGCAAGACagaggatgtcgagaagtatgtgaaggagaaggttggACAGGCAAAGGATACTGCTCAGAGCAGCGGGTTCAATATCGATCTGGATAAGTGGTCTAGTCTGATCCCTGGCGGTTCTGGCGTACTCAGCCAGCTCCAGGACTTGCAGACGGTTGGGCaaaagaagggcaaggaagcggagagtGTGCTGAAGGACACAGCGAATGAGCTGCAAGAagtgctgaagaagcggaaggagcagctggagaagctggcggatGAAGCCAAAAAGGAGGCCAACTAA